The Thermoplasma acidophilum DSM 1728 genome includes a window with the following:
- a CDS encoding IS607 family transposase — protein MSKVYTIREACDILQIDATTLRRWDREGKIHCIRLSNNFRRVPEEEINRILGIKNNRIDAIYARVSSNDQKNDLHNQINRLKSLYKDAQVFSDIKSGLKFNRKGFLELLKLIEGNKINNIYITHKDRLARFGFDLIEEVCKIHNTKIIEVDGEEVSSANEELTKDFDIHNNFIFSEALRSQIT, from the coding sequence ATGAGTAAAGTATACACAATCAGGGAAGCATGTGATATATTGCAGATAGATGCAACCACTCTGAGGAGATGGGACCGTGAGGGAAAAATACACTGCATAAGGTTGTCAAATAATTTTAGAAGAGTCCCAGAGGAGGAAATCAACAGAATATTAGGAATTAAAAACAACAGAATAGATGCAATATATGCACGTGTATCTTCCAACGATCAGAAGAACGATCTTCACAATCAGATAAACAGATTGAAATCGTTATACAAAGACGCACAGGTATTCAGCGATATAAAATCAGGTCTTAAATTCAACAGGAAAGGATTCCTTGAATTATTGAAGCTGATCGAGGGCAATAAGATAAATAACATATACATCACACATAAAGACAGGTTGGCAAGATTTGGCTTTGATTTGATTGAAGAGGTGTGTAAGATACATAATACAAAAATCATAGAGGTGGACGGCGAAGAAGTATCATCAGCCAATGAAGAATTAACTAAGGATTTTGATATCCATAATAACTTCATTTTCAGCGAGGCTCTACGGTCTCAGATCACATAA
- a CDS encoding site-2 protease family protein, with protein sequence MYRHDVSNEEKDIAVSVIALTAAFAIANRFRSPYGPFFILAVSFLVAVTAFLMHELAHRYVARSYGGIAYFKMWPLGLLLALITSLLGFIFAAPGAVNIGGIYRRDQIGKTSLAGPAMNIFLGILFYAISLFTLIPVAIAIFRYVAEMNFWFGFFNLLPIPPLDGYKVFSWDLYVYIVSVVIALVFVVLFVF encoded by the coding sequence ATGTACAGACATGACGTTTCGAACGAAGAGAAGGACATAGCCGTATCGGTGATAGCCCTGACGGCAGCCTTTGCCATAGCAAACAGATTTAGATCACCGTATGGCCCTTTTTTCATACTTGCAGTTTCCTTTCTTGTTGCGGTGACAGCTTTCCTCATGCACGAACTTGCCCACAGGTACGTTGCTAGGTCTTACGGTGGAATAGCCTACTTCAAGATGTGGCCCCTCGGGTTGCTGCTTGCCCTGATAACCTCGCTTCTTGGCTTCATATTCGCAGCACCGGGAGCAGTCAACATAGGGGGCATATATCGCAGGGATCAGATCGGCAAAACATCACTGGCCGGGCCGGCCATGAATATCTTCCTTGGCATTCTGTTCTACGCCATATCGTTGTTCACACTGATACCTGTAGCTATAGCAATATTCAGGTATGTAGCGGAGATGAATTTCTGGTTTGGTTTCTTCAACCTTCTGCCTATACCGCCGCTCGATGGATACAAGGTATTTTCATGGGATCTGTACGTTTATATAGTTTCTGTCGTTATAGCCCTCGTATTTGTAGTTCTCTTCGTATTCTGA
- a CDS encoding type II secretion system F family protein, translated as MDTKVKRGFWIGINYSKTDLSIIAGSAVLSIMFYLIYYMTKKTVILLLFVMLALGAAFFFLKPIIDRDNRKNDINSNIPFFITAFSSLATSDANIIEVLDILSKKEKLGYLRKELEKILNLVRNWGMGLAEAMSFVAKRTPSDIFSDFLTRFGHAIDSGQDIQEFARTEVFSTMSSFETAYTSALYSFDLYRDIYVSLLLSFAFLITFIMIMPILIPINITVVLSLSLLMVALGEFMLVYGISIVLPKDPLWHKTGIKTDTDIKMRNLFLIAITISMILFIILDVTKLMYRMPFYFTFAIMISPIAYPSYLGSKMEREVQKKDEMYGSFIRSLSGSASAMGNLLIDALKAIVMHDFGILSKDINKLYKRLLYRINSLKAWKMFSADTGSHLIEIYSETYAESIDLGADALKSGMVVSENFEKIVGLRKRKHSSVTSFVGIMYGITAGLAFSLAISFGILKIIDGIFSGFNLSALGVTGIFLAPPSSSVYLIEIFLMIILFVHSFIGGISLKVSDGGRIVNGLHHTVLMIWIVSFVVYGTLQITTILLSSTV; from the coding sequence ATGGATACTAAGGTCAAGAGAGGCTTCTGGATCGGCATAAACTATTCGAAGACGGATCTATCCATAATAGCAGGATCGGCCGTACTTTCAATAATGTTCTATCTCATTTATTACATGACGAAGAAGACTGTTATACTGCTTCTCTTTGTCATGCTTGCGCTCGGCGCCGCATTTTTCTTTCTGAAGCCGATCATCGACAGGGACAACAGGAAGAACGACATCAATTCGAATATACCGTTCTTCATTACTGCGTTCTCATCACTTGCCACCAGCGATGCCAACATCATTGAAGTTCTGGACATACTATCGAAGAAGGAGAAGCTGGGATACCTGAGAAAGGAACTGGAAAAGATACTGAATCTTGTCAGGAACTGGGGCATGGGCCTTGCCGAGGCCATGAGCTTTGTTGCGAAGAGGACGCCGAGCGATATATTCTCAGACTTCCTGACAAGGTTTGGGCATGCCATAGATAGCGGCCAGGACATACAGGAATTTGCTAGAACCGAAGTGTTCAGCACCATGAGCAGCTTCGAGACTGCCTATACCTCGGCACTTTACAGCTTCGATCTTTACAGGGATATCTATGTCTCACTCCTTCTCTCCTTTGCATTTCTCATAACCTTCATAATGATAATGCCAATACTCATACCGATCAACATAACCGTTGTGCTCAGCCTCAGCCTGCTGATGGTGGCGCTGGGTGAATTCATGCTTGTGTACGGAATAAGCATTGTTCTGCCCAAGGATCCTCTATGGCACAAGACAGGGATAAAGACCGATACGGATATAAAGATGAGAAACCTCTTTCTCATAGCCATAACCATCTCGATGATCCTGTTCATAATCCTTGATGTGACGAAATTGATGTACAGAATGCCATTTTATTTCACATTTGCAATAATGATTAGCCCGATAGCATATCCAAGCTATCTGGGATCAAAGATGGAAAGAGAGGTGCAGAAGAAGGATGAGATGTACGGCAGTTTCATAAGGTCTCTTTCAGGTTCGGCTTCAGCCATGGGGAATCTCCTGATCGATGCCCTCAAGGCAATAGTGATGCATGACTTCGGCATACTGTCAAAGGACATAAATAAGCTTTACAAGAGGCTTCTTTACAGGATAAATTCGCTGAAGGCTTGGAAGATGTTTTCCGCAGACACTGGTTCGCATTTAATAGAGATCTACTCTGAAACCTATGCAGAAAGTATAGATCTCGGCGCGGACGCACTCAAGAGCGGAATGGTAGTATCGGAAAACTTCGAAAAGATCGTAGGCCTAAGAAAGAGAAAGCACTCATCCGTCACAAGTTTTGTAGGCATAATGTACGGCATAACTGCAGGGCTTGCCTTCTCGCTCGCCATATCATTCGGTATTCTAAAGATAATAGACGGGATATTTTCAGGCTTCAACCTTTCGGCCCTGGGCGTGACAGGAATATTCCTCGCACCGCCATCTTCGTCCGTATACCTGATCGAAATCTTTCTGATGATAATCCTCTTCGTTCACTCATTCATAGGTGGCATTTCTCTGAAGGTTTCCGACGGTGGGCGCATAGTAAACGGCCTCCACCATACTGTCTTGATGATATGGATAGTTTCCTTTGTGGTATACGGCACCCTTCAGATAACAACTATCCTACTGTCATCAACCGTTTGA
- a CDS encoding type II/IV secretion system ATPase subunit, producing MEKGVVSDSYEVAIARNPHLAEYLSKYRNETGRSPSFLVNIDSSLKSLAHVDVIYPVGDPIFIHIYERGKERRYKPIEPLLKDDEFEFMDAILDIIMSRASDYPPAENEEEQEKNIEDVYKKTVSVGSNKIKRNSVTLEKPLYDKMLYNVKKEIIGLGPLEPLIRDSHIEDISGIGPEDVYIVHKIFGSMPTDITFGSMERLMRFSKRLSERVGRPVSDKRPIVDATLPDGSRLSIVYSTDISQRGPSFTIRKFSEIPLSILNLIKYNTMSYEEAAYLWLALEYGQSVFVCGETASGKTTVVNAIIPFIRPESKIFSAEDTPEIRAPQKAWQQLVTRESGAEESRVTLYDLLRTALRSRPNYIIVGEIRGAEGAMAFQAMQTGHPVISTFHASSVKKMIQRFTGNPINIPVTFMDNLNIVLIQQAVYVGGKFLRRTTSINEIEGYYEDLGGVATRAVFEWDPSTDRHMFRGMNNSYILEEKIAKTAGLVDTSLIYNELFRRARILKDLADQKILDYYQVYEKIKEFYEGALANGY from the coding sequence TCAAAATACAGGAATGAAACGGGCAGGAGTCCTTCTTTCCTCGTAAACATAGACAGCTCCCTGAAGAGCCTTGCCCATGTGGACGTGATATATCCGGTTGGCGATCCGATATTCATACATATCTACGAGCGTGGAAAGGAAAGGAGGTACAAGCCCATAGAGCCTTTGCTGAAAGATGACGAATTCGAGTTCATGGATGCCATACTTGACATAATCATGAGCAGGGCATCTGATTATCCTCCTGCGGAGAATGAGGAAGAGCAGGAGAAGAACATAGAGGACGTCTATAAGAAGACCGTTTCCGTTGGTTCAAACAAGATAAAAAGGAACAGCGTTACACTTGAGAAACCCCTCTATGACAAGATGCTGTACAACGTCAAGAAGGAGATAATAGGCCTCGGGCCTCTGGAACCCCTCATAAGGGATTCGCACATAGAGGATATAAGCGGCATCGGTCCTGAGGATGTTTACATAGTTCACAAGATATTCGGTTCAATGCCCACGGACATAACCTTTGGCAGCATGGAGAGGCTGATGAGGTTCAGCAAGAGGCTTTCCGAGCGTGTGGGAAGGCCAGTCAGCGACAAGCGGCCAATCGTTGACGCAACGCTTCCTGACGGATCGAGGCTGTCAATCGTATACAGCACGGACATATCACAAAGAGGGCCAAGTTTTACAATAAGAAAGTTCTCCGAGATACCGCTGAGCATCCTGAACCTGATCAAGTACAACACGATGTCCTATGAGGAGGCCGCATACCTCTGGCTTGCCCTTGAGTATGGCCAGAGCGTCTTTGTCTGCGGAGAAACGGCCAGCGGAAAGACAACAGTCGTAAACGCAATAATCCCGTTCATAAGGCCGGAATCGAAGATATTCAGCGCGGAGGATACGCCGGAGATCAGGGCACCACAGAAAGCCTGGCAGCAGTTGGTGACAAGGGAAAGCGGTGCTGAGGAGAGCCGCGTAACTCTTTACGATCTTCTCAGGACGGCCCTGAGATCGAGGCCTAACTACATAATAGTGGGAGAGATTAGGGGCGCTGAGGGTGCTATGGCCTTCCAGGCTATGCAGACCGGTCACCCAGTGATATCCACGTTCCACGCCTCATCGGTGAAGAAGATGATACAGAGGTTCACCGGCAACCCGATAAACATACCGGTCACGTTCATGGATAACCTTAACATAGTGCTGATTCAGCAGGCCGTATACGTCGGAGGCAAATTCCTGAGGAGAACAACCAGCATCAATGAAATAGAGGGCTATTACGAAGATCTTGGCGGTGTTGCCACAAGAGCAGTGTTTGAATGGGATCCTTCAACGGACAGGCATATGTTCAGAGGAATGAACAATTCCTACATCTTGGAGGAGAAGATAGCAAAGACGGCTGGCCTGGTGGATACAAGCCTGATATACAACGAGCTGTTTCGCAGGGCCAGGATACTGAAGGATCTTGCCGATCAGAAGATCTTGGATTATTACCAGGTCTATGAGAAGATAAAGGAGTTCTACGAGGGGGCGTTAGCCAATGGATACTAA
- a CDS encoding glycosyltransferase, protein MLTLIAFGFSYIGIYKDRDDTCEKDPSARILVIIPCRGVDYGLEDNLRSIVDQNIAADYLAVVDDESDPAIEYIKKVGIPYIVSNYRCTTCSGKVRAISTAINLKHDYDVYVIADSDIRAKRDWLKHLVCPLSEGDVGISTTFPYFYPVGGLPSRVKAVWGTVGQSLMESKMTRFGWGGSLAFKRTLLDAHMQFFAESVSDDSALTAICKSEGLRIAYVRDSRPAVYSPETFPQFWEWSNRQTALSISASPKVFRYGVIFYSLDIFLFFSALVLSLRNPIFVYLFIPKLIGIYRMYDRTVLKWPSFAIIFLALPFIYLGNLVIARKMKHIVWRGNRYELQRFVEK, encoded by the coding sequence TTGCTCACCCTAATAGCATTTGGTTTTTCCTACATTGGTATTTATAAAGATCGGGACGATACTTGTGAAAAGGATCCTTCTGCTAGGATTCTGGTCATAATACCGTGCAGAGGTGTCGATTACGGGTTAGAGGACAACCTGAGATCCATAGTGGACCAGAATATTGCAGCGGATTACTTGGCAGTCGTGGATGATGAATCTGATCCGGCCATCGAGTACATAAAGAAGGTTGGAATCCCGTACATCGTTTCCAACTACAGATGCACTACGTGCAGCGGCAAGGTCAGAGCAATATCCACCGCCATAAATTTGAAACATGACTACGATGTATACGTTATAGCAGATTCAGACATCAGGGCTAAGAGGGACTGGCTCAAACATCTGGTATGTCCGTTATCCGAAGGTGATGTTGGTATTTCAACAACATTCCCCTATTTTTACCCTGTGGGCGGCTTGCCTTCAAGGGTCAAGGCCGTATGGGGAACGGTGGGGCAGTCTCTGATGGAGTCAAAGATGACGCGATTCGGCTGGGGAGGATCCCTTGCCTTCAAGCGCACGCTGCTCGATGCCCACATGCAGTTCTTTGCGGAAAGCGTCTCTGATGATTCAGCTCTGACGGCTATCTGCAAGTCAGAGGGGCTGCGAATAGCCTATGTGAGGGATTCCAGGCCTGCAGTGTACAGCCCTGAAACTTTTCCCCAGTTCTGGGAATGGTCAAACAGGCAGACAGCATTATCCATAAGCGCGTCGCCAAAGGTATTCCGCTATGGTGTGATATTCTATTCTCTAGACATATTCCTCTTCTTCTCCGCACTGGTTTTGTCCCTAAGAAACCCAATCTTCGTTTATCTGTTCATACCCAAACTGATAGGCATCTACAGGATGTACGATAGAACAGTCCTGAAATGGCCTTCCTTTGCCATAATATTCCTAGCTCTCCCATTCATATACCTGGGAAATCTCGTCATTGCTAGAAAGATGAAGCATATTGTGTGGCGTGGAAACAGGTATGAACTGCAGAGATTTGTGGAGAAATGA
- a CDS encoding elongation factor 1-beta — MGDVLVTLKILPKDTDADIKSIEDQVKRNIEGLCSINRMDEVDIGFGLKYIKLEIIVQDKEGEIDRVENSISSIEGVGEISTENVSLI; from the coding sequence ATGGGAGATGTCTTGGTTACTCTCAAGATCCTACCAAAGGACACCGATGCAGATATCAAATCAATAGAGGATCAGGTTAAGAGGAATATAGAGGGCCTCTGCTCCATAAACAGGATGGATGAGGTGGATATAGGCTTCGGACTCAAATATATAAAGCTGGAGATAATCGTTCAGGACAAGGAAGGGGAGATCGATAGGGTAGAGAACAGCATATCAAGCATAGAAGGCGTGGGCGAGATAAGCACCGAGAACGTTTCCCTTATATGA
- a CDS encoding tetratricopeptide repeat protein — protein MADPKLTKALMMKMNAIITEKDPDKKKSKIADLIQDLKTMDLTQIDRNDVDPFISVLVRNVSDSDQIREMIPYLEMISPGNKSIAESKVLENYSTGNYLDVIRFVTSDPYFCEVENIVNLVISSADHLEKYDTVAIFLSKCGRYDDRIAAKYAERDRDDSTTDIIIDNYEKHNDCRAVISFLRHVLAYEYSERYITKLIECGKRVEDSESVIYAVELAEPERVENADSSAILARTALDLGKYEKARQIAERGLKLNPDSEDLKLIMARSLYALGRINESLDFYRDVCNYHPENREAVYEMMDILYNHGRTKEYAETLNHVNRESFRPEDYIRMSGLIKDSGDVSGSVNLLKEALAKFPDNIDIIKAYAAAMKEIGNVGEALQAYQNLIRIKPDDESLKFVMDYFFGRRNYEDILNIYESLQDDALKEKYRGMAAASYVYMGYMDDAVSMIRDHREILDDPFFVDSILFSVRKKEEVQMLISSGLENTYSRLSVDRLFGIEIRGVDYILDYATKSCSKAMAFVAAEAVFRKMHTVPDKIKVALSTKCLEEVYDIMISMQGIYSKENVKIFEDHPRYLYPAIDTFITAGLYDEAYKIIERYEGTKEDPFLDYEYARLMYVMNRTKDAIKLIRRAKESFSNIDFYLLSITIDEDSVVDDVASILELDRNAIPFKILREKYLDNHELMSGIISLLHEKNIQSLEVMRLERDHLFRSGKKEDALNISASIIKDSTDDGDIQAHFTILRSISEDSAAEFLMHHLDKFQNIEDLREAAHSFYRRRDFEDAIAVYRAIISRGANPVQFPEYVDCLIETGNYAEADDIISRLPSVIPVTIKFYLRMGKTDKIVEYLNSKEEKSPEDIKYIARSGWSYDNIKEAFLKYYEETGDLVAGKIIMDKFKNEGRYEDAIRIASYLYENYGDMDAGLSYVDLLRITGENERSLQVAEELASRCSGNSCIEVYRRIYGIMYDMKKYDQIIKMFRKRKDADSNIIPFVVRSYLADDEADQAEEILSSYSLPDSVRTSLMQAINEKRYIDRLSKYASRILAVEFKQGRKLSIGEMVSKADVPEDFANDIKAFFEEDKYIGSPDTKDLENISAMVIKKIAEKEKIRSADEIYIHTIFGHLDPRDPVMAKNIYVYMRRAIKGDHAETDEIRRIADTAMRDGVPENEIEIIRRYGVGIGTAAAVVDLMKRMKERGYQNVQT, from the coding sequence ATGGCGGATCCCAAATTGACGAAGGCTCTCATGATGAAGATGAATGCTATCATCACGGAGAAGGATCCAGATAAAAAGAAGAGTAAGATAGCTGACCTGATACAGGATCTAAAAACGATGGATCTTACCCAGATAGACAGGAACGATGTTGATCCTTTCATTTCGGTTCTGGTGAGGAATGTATCGGACAGCGATCAGATACGTGAAATGATACCGTATCTAGAGATGATATCGCCCGGAAATAAGAGCATAGCTGAATCGAAGGTGCTCGAGAATTACAGCACCGGAAATTATCTGGACGTTATCCGTTTTGTCACTTCAGACCCATACTTCTGCGAGGTTGAAAATATAGTCAACCTTGTCATATCCAGCGCGGATCACCTTGAGAAATACGATACAGTTGCAATCTTCCTATCGAAGTGCGGCAGGTATGATGACAGAATAGCTGCCAAATACGCTGAACGTGATAGAGATGATTCAACAACGGACATTATAATAGATAACTATGAAAAGCACAATGACTGCAGGGCGGTGATCAGCTTCCTGAGGCACGTACTCGCCTACGAATACTCTGAAAGATACATAACCAAGTTAATAGAATGTGGAAAGCGGGTGGAAGACAGCGAATCCGTGATCTATGCCGTAGAACTTGCAGAACCGGAACGGGTGGAAAATGCAGATTCCTCTGCAATTCTGGCTCGCACAGCACTCGATCTGGGCAAGTACGAGAAGGCTAGGCAGATCGCCGAAAGAGGGCTGAAGCTGAATCCAGACAGCGAGGATCTGAAGCTGATCATGGCAAGATCCCTATACGCCCTGGGAAGGATAAACGAGAGCCTGGATTTTTACAGGGATGTGTGCAATTATCATCCTGAAAACAGGGAAGCGGTTTATGAGATGATGGACATCCTTTACAATCACGGGCGGACAAAGGAATATGCCGAAACGCTGAACCACGTCAACAGAGAAAGCTTCAGGCCTGAGGATTACATAAGAATGTCCGGCCTGATAAAGGATTCCGGCGATGTCTCGGGATCGGTCAACCTTCTGAAGGAAGCACTTGCCAAATTTCCCGATAATATCGATATAATAAAGGCCTACGCAGCTGCGATGAAGGAGATAGGCAACGTGGGCGAGGCACTTCAGGCCTATCAGAACCTCATCAGGATAAAGCCAGACGATGAATCGCTGAAATTTGTAATGGATTACTTCTTCGGCCGGAGGAACTACGAAGATATACTCAATATATACGAATCGCTGCAGGATGATGCTTTGAAGGAAAAATACCGGGGAATGGCCGCTGCCTCCTATGTGTACATGGGCTACATGGACGATGCCGTGAGCATGATAAGGGATCATCGGGAAATACTCGACGATCCATTCTTTGTCGATTCGATACTGTTCTCGGTTAGGAAAAAGGAAGAGGTTCAGATGCTCATATCCTCCGGATTGGAGAACACATATTCCAGGTTATCGGTTGATAGACTGTTCGGGATTGAAATTCGTGGGGTCGATTACATACTGGACTACGCAACAAAATCATGCTCCAAGGCCATGGCCTTCGTAGCCGCAGAAGCAGTATTCAGGAAGATGCATACCGTTCCGGACAAGATAAAGGTGGCACTGTCCACGAAATGCCTCGAAGAGGTCTACGATATAATGATCTCTATGCAGGGTATTTACAGTAAGGAGAATGTGAAAATATTTGAGGATCATCCAAGATACCTGTACCCTGCGATAGACACGTTCATAACGGCCGGCCTTTATGATGAAGCGTACAAGATCATAGAAAGGTACGAAGGCACAAAGGAGGATCCGTTTCTAGATTACGAGTACGCCAGGCTGATGTACGTAATGAACCGTACAAAGGATGCCATAAAACTGATCCGCAGGGCAAAGGAATCATTTTCAAACATTGATTTTTACCTTCTTTCCATAACCATAGACGAAGATTCTGTCGTTGATGATGTCGCGTCGATACTCGAACTTGACAGAAACGCAATACCTTTCAAGATATTGCGTGAAAAATACCTTGATAACCATGAATTGATGTCCGGAATAATATCACTGCTCCATGAAAAGAATATACAGAGCCTTGAAGTGATGAGGCTGGAAAGGGACCATCTCTTCAGATCAGGGAAAAAGGAAGACGCGCTCAATATATCAGCTTCGATCATCAAGGATTCAACGGATGATGGGGACATTCAGGCCCATTTCACCATACTAAGAAGCATCAGCGAGGACTCTGCTGCAGAGTTTCTGATGCATCACCTGGACAAATTCCAGAACATCGAGGATCTCCGGGAGGCAGCCCACTCATTCTACAGAAGGAGAGACTTCGAGGATGCAATAGCGGTTTACAGGGCGATCATAAGCAGGGGGGCAAATCCAGTCCAGTTCCCAGAATACGTAGACTGTCTGATCGAAACAGGCAATTACGCTGAAGCTGACGATATAATATCAAGGCTCCCATCGGTTATACCGGTGACGATCAAGTTCTATCTCAGGATGGGAAAGACTGACAAGATCGTTGAGTATCTGAACTCAAAGGAGGAAAAATCGCCGGAGGACATAAAGTACATAGCAAGATCCGGTTGGTCATACGATAACATCAAAGAGGCGTTTCTTAAATACTATGAGGAAACTGGCGATCTTGTGGCTGGAAAGATAATAATGGATAAATTCAAAAATGAGGGTAGGTATGAGGATGCCATCAGAATAGCATCATACCTCTATGAGAATTACGGAGATATGGACGCAGGCCTTTCGTATGTGGACCTTTTGAGGATAACAGGGGAGAACGAAAGATCGCTGCAGGTTGCAGAGGAACTTGCATCTAGATGCAGCGGAAATAGCTGTATAGAGGTTTACCGAAGGATCTACGGCATAATGTACGATATGAAGAAGTATGACCAGATAATAAAGATGTTCAGGAAAAGAAAGGATGCAGATTCAAACATAATCCCATTTGTTGTCAGGTCGTATCTCGCTGATGATGAAGCAGATCAGGCCGAGGAGATCCTCTCTAGCTATAGCCTGCCCGATAGCGTGAGGACTTCGCTGATGCAGGCCATAAATGAGAAGAGATACATCGACAGGCTTTCTAAATACGCATCAAGAATACTCGCCGTGGAATTCAAGCAGGGCAGAAAACTATCCATAGGTGAAATGGTTTCTAAGGCAGACGTTCCCGAGGACTTCGCCAACGATATAAAGGCGTTCTTCGAAGAGGATAAATACATAGGATCACCGGATACAAAAGATCTCGAGAATATCTCCGCAATGGTCATAAAGAAAATTGCAGAAAAAGAGAAGATAAGATCCGCAGATGAAATATACATCCATACCATATTCGGCCATCTCGATCCCAGAGATCCTGTTATGGCAAAGAACATCTACGTTTACATGCGCAGGGCAATAAAAGGAGACCATGCCGAAACAGATGAAATAAGGCGAATAGCCGATACTGCCATGAGGGATGGAGTTCCTGAAAACGAGATCGAGATCATCAGGAGATACGGTGTTGGCATAGGAACCGCTGCCGCAGTCGTCGACCTGATGAAGAGGATGAAAGAGAGAGGGTATCAGAATGTACAGACATGA
- a CDS encoding zinc finger domain-containing protein — protein MVYKETCTSCGVGLIDEGYSVFLCPNCGNEVIGRCKTCREHSTPYVCDNCGFQGP, from the coding sequence ATGGTATATAAGGAGACCTGTACATCATGCGGTGTTGGGCTAATAGATGAAGGTTATTCAGTGTTTCTATGCCCCAACTGCGGAAACGAGGTAATAGGAAGATGCAAGACATGCAGAGAGCATTCTACGCCATATGTCTGTGATAACTGTGGATTTCAGGGGCCGTGA
- a CDS encoding IS200/IS605 family accessory protein TnpB-related protein: MSHPWRSRGEKRTIMFGYTPSDTILKYLKDMRDLINRAILNAYSIARSNDDSLPSPITLRRSLKDYYDNNVAYAKHHINPVCRTAIAMLRSYKKNNGRLKVVKAKRLAMRIDSELAKIEDNRLRITIRPNVYEYVDIVDRNKKYSEYSKYPISEVLLTDNRVYITFITGSDDKPVIANNIIGFDLNFKSVDYTVIKDNRIAYVDSIDTYDIAKTQRDYERKRRKIQKHIRNPAKRIRKLKEAKHRQRNIVRDKLQKLTTNIVKNNEDKTFVFEDLTNIKKKGKKHKDHKRDGQSSKRFRTDINRWPYRLFQMFVEYKSKNETLYVDPEGTSSECPVCGGILEHPIWKMSKCDNCGATFDRDRLSSLSIAVRGLHLCGTPFSVSGSASWDSMKDNYLYR, translated from the coding sequence ATGAGCCATCCATGGAGGTCCAGGGGCGAGAAAAGAACTATAATGTTCGGATACACACCAAGCGATACGATTCTAAAATATCTAAAGGATATGAGGGATTTAATAAATAGGGCAATACTTAATGCATATTCAATAGCAAGATCAAACGATGATAGTCTGCCGTCTCCCATCACGCTGAGGAGATCGCTAAAAGATTACTATGATAATAACGTAGCATATGCAAAGCACCACATAAATCCTGTATGCAGGACAGCGATAGCGATGTTGAGGTCGTACAAGAAGAACAATGGTAGATTGAAGGTTGTTAAAGCAAAAAGACTGGCCATGAGAATAGATTCCGAGCTAGCGAAGATCGAGGATAATAGATTGAGGATAACAATAAGGCCGAATGTGTACGAATACGTTGATATCGTTGATAGGAACAAAAAATACAGCGAATACTCCAAATATCCTATATCCGAGGTGTTATTGACGGACAACAGGGTATACATCACGTTCATAACAGGAAGCGATGATAAGCCGGTGATCGCAAACAACATAATAGGCTTTGACTTGAACTTTAAATCGGTTGATTATACGGTGATAAAGGACAACAGAATAGCCTATGTCGATTCTATAGATACATACGATATAGCAAAGACTCAAAGGGATTACGAGAGGAAGAGGAGGAAGATACAGAAGCATATTAGAAATCCAGCTAAAAGGATCAGAAAGCTTAAGGAGGCAAAACATAGGCAACGCAACATCGTTAGGGACAAACTGCAGAAATTGACCACGAACATAGTCAAAAATAATGAAGATAAGACCTTCGTGTTTGAGGATCTTACGAATATAAAGAAGAAGGGAAAAAAGCATAAAGATCATAAAAGGGATGGCCAGAGTTCTAAAAGGTTCAGAACAGATATCAACAGATGGCCGTACAGGCTGTTCCAAATGTTCGTGGAGTATAAATCCAAGAATGAAACGCTATATGTAGATCCAGAGGGGACTTCTTCGGAATGTCCTGTATGTGGTGGAATATTGGAGCACCCAATCTGGAAGATGTCCAAGTGTGATAACTGTGGTGCCACCTTTGACAGGGATCGATTGTCATCGCTGTCGATCGCTGTCAGAGGATTGCACCTTTGCGGTACCCCGTTTTCCGTGAGTGGCAGTGCCTCTTGGGATTCGATGAAGGATAACTACCTGTACCGTTAA